A window of the Burkholderia sp. 9120 genome harbors these coding sequences:
- a CDS encoding MipA/OmpV family protein, with product MRKRLLTLCIPLFGLTCSSLTYAENFYTFSLAGGVGPRYQGSRDYRPFVAPLIAAEFSNGIFLSPLEGLGYKHDFANGMYASAALTYDFGRTDRNRADLPGSDYLRGMGRIPGSVMMSFTVGAHVFGESTVSVTLDQPLTHTSHGTSGHFDVVVPVLQTADNIINVSGSLHAGSGRYTQTFFGVTDAQSLASGFRPYSVKGGFDSAKVSLGWTYMFSPRWSVHTEGGVTRLLGASANSPIVQSKNNYFAITAISYRY from the coding sequence GTGCGCAAACGCCTGCTGACTCTGTGTATTCCGCTCTTTGGCCTGACCTGCTCGTCACTGACCTACGCCGAGAACTTTTATACGTTTTCTCTGGCGGGCGGCGTTGGACCGCGCTATCAGGGCAGCCGTGATTACCGTCCGTTCGTCGCGCCGCTGATTGCCGCGGAGTTCAGCAACGGCATCTTTCTAAGCCCGCTCGAAGGGCTCGGCTACAAGCACGACTTCGCCAACGGGATGTACGCGTCGGCGGCACTCACCTACGACTTCGGCCGGACCGATCGCAATCGCGCCGACCTGCCGGGCTCCGATTACCTCCGGGGCATGGGACGGATTCCCGGCTCCGTGATGATGTCGTTCACCGTCGGCGCGCACGTGTTCGGCGAGTCGACCGTCAGCGTCACGCTCGATCAGCCGCTCACCCACACGAGCCACGGCACCAGCGGCCACTTCGACGTGGTGGTGCCGGTGCTGCAAACGGCCGACAACATCATCAATGTCAGCGGCTCGCTGCATGCGGGCAGCGGCCGCTACACGCAGACCTTCTTCGGCGTCACCGACGCGCAATCGCTCGCGAGCGGCTTCCGGCCGTATTCGGTGAAGGGCGGTTTCGACAGCGCGAAGGTGTCGCTCGGCTGGACCTACATGTTTTCACCGCGCTGGTCGGTGCATACCGAAGGCGGCGTGACGCGTTTGCTGGGCGCGTCGGCGAACAGCCCGATCGTGCAGTCGAAGAACAACTACTTCGCGATCACGGCGATCAGCTACCGCTACTGA
- a CDS encoding SDR family oxidoreductase, producing the protein MFAWQTPLSSAWQDSLVSPVRGEALGVDSLLLTGATGFIGGNLLVTLINAGLANRLVCLVRGVSVADALARLRASAVRCGLSHNRAHRITEVNVMVGELGGAFSEIDLARLAKVSHVINCAALASFSTNPQVLDTNVRDTLRFVSRFAGSRMLRRFLHVSTAMACGTQCGANVQESPFGYGETNHIVPYTRSKREVERLLRTTYPRLPLVVVRPSIVVGHTVLGTLPSASLFWVFRVVHGARRFTARAMNRLDVVAADDCARAIALLAVKPTLAFDTYHVSAGTEAPTVGQIISAMDEATGTSGRRYSMCRVRDFGKIAREVVGRDRSGSGRLIEHALRLYAGFAELDYAFDNRRLRDEIGFEPLPFTDYVSECVRTSRGVGIVEQMRWDFK; encoded by the coding sequence ATGTTTGCATGGCAAACCCCGCTGTCCAGCGCGTGGCAGGACAGTCTTGTTTCACCGGTGCGCGGCGAGGCGCTGGGCGTCGACAGTTTGCTGCTCACCGGCGCGACCGGGTTTATCGGCGGCAATCTGCTGGTGACCCTGATCAACGCCGGCCTCGCCAATCGGCTGGTGTGCCTCGTGCGCGGCGTGAGCGTGGCCGATGCGCTCGCGCGGCTGCGAGCGTCGGCGGTGCGCTGCGGTCTGTCGCACAACCGTGCGCACCGTATCACCGAGGTCAACGTGATGGTCGGCGAACTCGGCGGCGCGTTTTCGGAGATCGATCTGGCGCGTCTTGCGAAGGTCTCGCACGTGATTAATTGCGCTGCGCTGGCGTCGTTTTCGACCAACCCGCAAGTGCTCGACACCAACGTGCGCGACACCTTGCGCTTTGTGTCGCGCTTTGCCGGCAGCAGGATGTTGCGGCGTTTTCTGCACGTGAGTACGGCGATGGCGTGCGGCACGCAATGCGGCGCAAACGTGCAGGAGTCGCCGTTCGGCTATGGCGAAACGAACCACATCGTGCCGTACACGCGCAGCAAGCGTGAAGTCGAACGGTTGTTGCGCACCACCTATCCGCGCCTGCCGCTGGTGGTGGTGCGGCCGTCGATCGTGGTCGGTCATACGGTGCTCGGCACGCTGCCGTCGGCGAGTCTGTTCTGGGTATTTCGCGTGGTGCACGGCGCGCGGCGCTTCACCGCCCGCGCGATGAACCGCCTCGACGTGGTCGCCGCCGACGACTGCGCGCGCGCCATTGCGCTGCTGGCGGTGAAGCCGACGCTGGCGTTCGACACGTATCACGTGTCGGCGGGCACGGAGGCGCCGACCGTCGGCCAGATTATCAGCGCGATGGATGAAGCCACCGGTACCTCGGGCCGCCGTTATTCGATGTGCCGTGTGCGCGACTTCGGCAAGATCGCGCGCGAAGTGGTGGGCCGCGACCGCAGCGGCAGCGGCCGGCTGATCGAGCACGCGCTGCGTTTATATGCGGGCTTCGCGGAGCTGGACTATGCGTTCGACAACCGGCGTCTGCGTGACGAAATCGGATTCGAACCCCTGCCGTTCACCGACTATGTCAGCGAGTGTGTGCGGACGTCGCGCGGTGTGGGCATCGTTGAACAAATGCGTTGGGATTTCAAATGA